A stretch of DNA from Cryptomeria japonica chromosome 4, Sugi_1.0, whole genome shotgun sequence:
ACACTATGTACATGCAAGGAGATATGAATACGAGGTGGAGCAAAAAATGTCAGCAGATTACGTGACAAGCCTTGGTAGAATTACCTCAAGGGATTCCCGCTATATTTTCACACTTCATAACAAACCTCCTAGCCTTGCATTCTGTAGTTGTATTCGTGTGTTTCAATTTTAATGTTGTCTTACTAAAAGCATTGTTTCCTGATATGGGAAGAGCGCTGGAATTAGAAGCCATGGTTGTTAAAGCTTAGGTAATCTCACAATTTCTTCTTTCTCTAATTCTTTTGCATGTATGTTAGCAGTATAATATGCTCTGCAAGTGCAAAAGATACAATAACAAATATTTGATTTTTCATATATTTCATTATTAGTAGTTTTTTTAGCGAGTTgaacattttgaaattcaaaatttgcaatTGGTAAAAACGGCAAAAACATAtgtaatatgaaaaataaaaaaatgtgtatGTTATTACCAAACCAGTCTATGTTAAGATTTAGATTAAGGCAAGCTAGACAAAGAGATTgactttttgtttttttgtttctaaGGAGAACCCTTATGCATCAAGTGTTCTCAGAAAAGCTGGACAAatgaaaaatgagcaagatatgaacATTGAGAAACTAAATGAAGAGTTGAGTCAAATGCAAAGTTATATGGCAGAGATTGAATGGTATAAAGAACGTTGTTGTAAGAGGCGCTATAGCTACTATGATTCTTTCAAACAACACATggaacaacaagatcaacatgtaAATTTGGCTCGTATAAAGCTGGAAATTGTTGAAAAGGAGGAGAAGCATGTATTACCAAGTGATTTCAGATGCCAAAATAAATGGATCAATGCTGGCACAACATATAAAAGACTTGTATCATAAACCTAATTTTTGTAGCATATATAAGACTTGGCAATTATAAACCTAATTTTTGTATCATCATACTTGTTTAATGAATATTTGTCAATATATTCACTGTCAAGCTTTTCATTAAGAACATGAGAAGTTTGTTGTTTCTTAAATAATTATCAATTTTGTTTAGGAAATCAAGCTTGTTTTCTTGGATGAAGTTAGtttgtattgtttatttttttaatacattttgattgaaaaacacacaacaaatatttaaaataaattgtttatttttttaatacattttttaaTATTATCTCTAGAGAGACAATAGTTGAGATCTTAAGACATATTGTCTCTCAAAAGACAATATGATTTTAATTGAAACTATTGTCTCTCTAGAGACAATATGTCTTTAAATGCCAACAAATGTAAAATTGTCTCTACAATGACAAAAATAGTTCTATTTTATATTGTCTTCATAGAGACAATATTTTAAGACGATAATTTGAGACACTCGGTTAAAGCCTATATTTAAGACAAtacacaacttttttttttttgtctcaaaATATTGTCTTGAATATTATTCTTcgtcagatttatcatcattggggTGGTTCTCTATGgcctcaacaaattttatttttcatcaaCGTGACTTTCAACTATTTCGAATATTTCAAACTCGGATttattttttcccctttttttcacTGCATGAAGGGGAATCGTGCAGGGGACTCCATGTTTGTATCATAGATGTCAAGCACGTGCTTTGATTTTTACAAGCCAAtaagtttatttttatttctttgacaAGGTATAATGTTCAATGTAACGAAAAAAGGAACCTAATATTTCTGTTCTATGCTCATGAGAGTGGTAGttgaaattttcattatttttcaatATCTTGAAATGGATGATGGTGTGAACTTAAAAGGAAAGTAGGTTGTTTAAAATCACTTGAACTGTGAAGTAGGTCATCTTGATTATAACATTTATCTCTCTGCATAGAAAGTTCATCACCATGACTTTCAGCAATTTAAAAGATTTCAAACTTTGAATTTCTTTGCCATGTTTTAACGCCAAACTATATCATTTTATtgcatttatttttaaataaaaatacgtCACTCTAAAAGTTCAAATTTCAGACTAACTTCAGAGgagaattatttgtaaaaaaagaaaattgaaaacaaACTTAGAAATATTCACTATTTCATGGTGAAATTTGGAGTAATTATATACAATTGGAAAACATCATAACGAAACTTACAGTCAGTAATCATCTCTACTCATGAGTCAATAAACAAGTACCCTTCATCTCTACTCACAAGTCATTTGACTTGATTTAACTTACATGCCTATTGATTGACCCCTAATTGTTTATTATAAGTTATATGGAATGAGTGTTGCATTTAAATGTGGAGGAGATTAAATAATTCATGTCCGTGATATATTAGTGTTATTGTACTTTCAATGAGTACATTATACAACTTTCTCTATAAGAATAGATAGTGCATTTATGGAGTTGTTATAATAGATTATTTGCACCAATAACTTATATTCTCATATTGCTTTTTTCATTATATTCATGTGAGAACCTATGTGGCTCATTATcctcttgcattatcaagaagtccATTCAACCCCTTCTACATAATGTGTATCCTACAATCATCATCCATATTTTTCGCATCAACCATACTCTACATAgtgggtgtaattgagttcataatgCAAATCTTGTATCATGTTGGTATTGTGTGCATATAGCCTATTGCCTCTATTGTGTTATCTTTGTTAAGTATGTGAATACCACTGCACTATAGCCTGTGATAGTGATTCATGATGTAAGACTATGTAAGTCCCTTGTGTGGATAGTTTTGCCATGGTTGAATAGCTTAGTCATCCCCtctataaattaatttttaaagtaCCCTTGCATTAGAATTACAGTGTACATTTCTTGGCTTTGTTTTTTACAATTTTGATAAAGGTGCTCATGTGTATCATATCTTTATGATTGTAACTTCCTTGTGGATGTGGTTCTTTAAGTGAGCCCAATCCTTTCATTAAATCATTTCATGAGGATGTAGTAGAATTACCCCTTGATATCTCTTTTCACATAACAGAGTGACTGCATTGCATCAAAATTGTAAATTTCTACAAGTTGAGTGAGTGCATAGTTGCATGTATTGTTACTTAAATTTCTGCATTGTTACATGTATTGTAGACAAGCCATTTTTGTGGTTTTGTTGGTTATGTTCTCTAATGCCGCCTAGATATTGTATTCTTAGGTGTCATGTAGTAGATTATTCCTTTAAATGTGGCTAATATGAGGCACTCTATTATGTGAAAGTATTTTAATATTGATGAATTATTTTGGTTAAATTCATGAAAATTTTCCTAGTGTTGTAAGGACTACCATTGTAGTTTGAATTTTCTTATGACTTGTTTAGTCACAAAACTCTTCTATCTGTCTGATTTGTGACCCTTGGTCACACTTGATTATTGTTCAAATGACATGCATTTTATGAGTTAGTGTTTTATTCCCCTAGGGATTTTCTTTTAGAATCTCATGGTGGCTATTCCAAATGTTTGACATCACTAGCTAAGGACCCTAATCTTATTAACAACTCTTGTGCAACTTCTTGATAACTAAAATATATCATTGTATCAAGTCCTATATCCACATAATCACTGTATTTTATTGATTTACATGAGTCTTGTGGAGGTGATCATGAGTTTTTGTTTGTGTTGGATGGGGAGAAGGTATGTTAAATCACCTTCATCTAGTCCTTGGTTCTTCTCTAGTTATTCTCCTTCCCCCAAAACTAAAGCAATTGCTATCCTTGGTGGAATGATGTGAGCTATAGGGATTGCACTTAAATTAGTAGTAATTTTCCTATTTCAACTTCTTTTGACAAAATCGAGGCCTTCTTAAATGCTTGACTTGCTTTTCTTACAATATCCTTAAGATACTTAAATTATCtccttctatttttcttttgttatttATCTCTTACACCCTCTAGAAATGGATGAAAAAGGTCCTTCTATATATTCGACATCTTCACATATTTGTGTGTCCCATACTTGCACTATGTGCAAATACACATGTTTAGGTCTTCTTGGATACACTACTGAGCCTTCCATCAATAGAATTGATTATGAGGTCTATCTTATGTTAGATGTACCAAATGACACAATAGAGGAAATTGAATTTTATAAAGAGTCATTTGATGATAGAGATGAGAAGGATGTTAGATCTTATCAACATGAAGTAGTGGTAAGGCTTATAATAATTCCATGTTATATTTTATCTTAAACTAATATTTATAAGAGATACTAGTACTAATGTATATTTATGTCATCCATTTAATAGTTGAGGATTAGGGATGAAATGACACAAGTTCAACATGACACCATgttgaccatttcatttggcctaaaGAGTTATATGGTATAGTTTTCTTCACATAGACATTTACAATTTATTAATTGTATATGCATATCATTTAAATTATCATATAACATTATTTcatatgttgatcttattttactcttatagGATACTCCAAGTCAAGTGTAGATGAGGTGCAACATTTTGAACCTTTGACATAACAACACCTAATTGATGAAAGGTTATTGAATGCAACGGTAATTGAATTAATACTTTAAATAACTTATACAACTCATTGTAACATGATTTAGATGTTAACTTTTTAAATGTATTAAATGATTATACATGTACATAAACTGATAGTCCAACAATTTTTTCATTTATATGTAGAAACCTATTGGCTTTACATTGATGATGACTACCCTAGAAAATTTGATGAACCATCACACGAAGAATGTAGATAATTTTATATTCTTGATATTATGATTATATGAACACATACATTTCTAGTCTTATATTCTTATCACTTTTTGTATCAAAAACTATAATATttggtttatttaatattttagacaCATTTGTTTGGATAGAAGGATTTATATACGTTTAGTAATGTGTCTTTGCCaacaattatatattaatttatatcaatgttttttttaatcttgtcatagtCTTTTACACAATTTGGCAATGTTATGGAGCCTCTACTATTGGCATATGCTTGGACTCCTTATCAACATATAGGAGGATCATATGTACAATGCCTTCTTAGGAAAAGACCAAGAGGCAAGGTAATCAAGAATTCAGTTTTAGAGGAATTATAGTTGAATATATAttaattttgatttgaatttgaaatttctaatttaGAGTATATAATTAATCAAATTTgtgattttaattattattattgttcATCCATATTCAAAGCCATGAAATACTTCAAAGGAGCTTGATTTTTAAGGCACACCACAACTTTATGATTTGGTAGAGACATAAACTATCACTTGTGGACATTTCGGGATCAATACATAGTTATTTGATATGTATATTGTATATAGATATCAGAATGACATATGCCACAATTTTTAAAACTTTTATTAAGGTTAcatatatgccatttttgtatatgtCCATACACAATTATGCTACAATTTGATATATAAAAGTTGACATTTGATCTAATTTTTCCTTGTGTGCATGTATTCCTACATTTATACTTAAAATTTGAATGTATAATTACTTTATGATGATTAAGTTACGAACAATAACATATTATAGATTAAtcatgttgcattttaatagagCTTATAAATTACAATTGGTAATCCATCCATATTATAAGTTTTAAATTTGGCTGTCTTAGGCAACTTTAACAAATTTGATGATCACTTTTTTAATGTTATCAATCATAACATGTATTTTGAGTAATGAAAAATATAACTTCCTTAAAAAGGGTTGTTTCATGGAGTTTAGGACTATCATAATCAACATAAAAAATACATTTTCATGCTTGGACAGTCATAGCAACTCACAAGATTATCGCATCccataaattaatattaaaaaaaaaataaagatttgGTTAAATAAGGTATTTCATACTAACATTTAGGTATGCTATCATAATAAcctccaaaataaaaaaaaatatgacaACCCTAGGGTTCCCATGGGAGAATGATTGTTTGAGACAAGGTTGGCAAATGATAAAACTGTAATTTTTTTATTAGACTTGATAAATCGACAACAAAAATTGCTAAGGTGGACAATTTAACACTAGATAAGGCCTATATTCATTTCCTAGGTCAGTCAATCAATTAAGATTACATAATTCTAGGGTAGTCTCTAAAGAGCCCCAAGGTCAAAAAATTGCCAAAATAGGACGAATTAGTTCTCTTAGCTTGTGACACATAGAAATGATTTGTGTAGACCTTCAATTAGATAAAATATACCTCCAAACCAACCTCTCttgatttttctatttgattatggCAGCATCAAATGCATTCTTGCAAAAACTATTAGTGGAAAACAGTGCAAAATTGGCACAATTGATAATATTTTGTTTCATTCatcctaaaaaaaaacaaaaaaacttttagtttattttcttctttttagtTTGTAGCTGTCTCAACACTTTCTTCCACATTGAACTGTATCCTTCTCTTCATGCCTTGTAGATCTGGATTTGCACTCAACACGAGGTCATCTGCATCATATCaagaaaacttgtgatttgtaTTTGTCATTGCTAAGTTATTGCTCCATAAAGTTTAGTCATTTTCTCTATTTGAGCATTTTGGTCTTGTGACATTCCACTTGCGGACCATTCTCATTTCGTGTGGATCTATAAAAACCATCATTCAAGGTATTTTGGGTCCTAGGGAAACCTTTCCCATGGTCTGCAACATTTTTTCATCTTCGACAATGTATCAAATGTCTCATGTTTTGAGACCGACCTACATGTTTCATCATTCCTTGGGTTTTGTGACCCTTAAGTTTGATGTGGATATTTTccaaagatagaggaacatatatgATAGAATTTGTAATAAATCAATAGGAAGTTAAGAAGTTAGGTAAAAGATAAGAAGTTGAATTTTTAATCTTCGCATCGACAAGATTGTGATTAATATAATGAAGGCATATGACAATATGAATGAAtgttgcaattgaagaagataataACCTTCTTGTTCAACATTTTCTTGTGATGTTTTCATTGTGTTGAAGTCTATGTTACACAGATGGATAGTCCTCTCTAGACCCTTCATTTGTTACTGCACCACTACAATTTTGATTTTTTGGAGTTTCCTTTTTCAAATTGGAAAGGAAGAATAATATCCTCTTATTATTCATTCAACATAGAAAGCTTAGTCATTTGACATTTATCACTAATTTAAATATCATCACATTTTTGGACAATCACAACCAAAACAATTCTTTCCTATTTACTCAATGATCTAAAATGAACCATATTATGGACTTTTTATCTTATGTGGAGACTATTGTTGTTTCTCTTTACCCAGCTACACTTAGACCATTTCTCCAACATTAAACTTATGCTCAACCTTGGGCTTTGCATTTACAACGATTGTAACTTGCATACAATTTAGTATTAATATTCATGATCCTACCATGTCACACCTTTGGTACTTAGTGACCCCACTTGTGAATTCCCCTTGTGTATTTTATTATGTATCCCTCCCTTCCCatatatctttatctctttatctacATCTATCTGTCTACATCTTCCTCTCTTGCTCTATCTtaatctctacctctatctctagacatgtccacctctctctctccatccatcttgctccctctctctccctattgcaaacctAACATGAGCCTGTTGATAATGGATGCATAGCTGATTCGAGCTATCACTTCTCTATTAAGACCTTTGTTGCATAAACAATATAATTTGCTAGATGGCCTATCAATGGCCACATCTACTACACAAATATATGCAAAATAGTAAACCAAAGATTTCCTTGATTGACTTCCACAACTTCCCGTCATGGCGAACGAAGATTCAATTTCACGTGGGACAAATGGTAGACACCCGAAACGTGATCGCAGGACACGTTAAAGATATCTTTGCAGCTTTAATTTCATGTTCGCATTAAATGAAAACGCACCCGGACTTACCATTTGAccgtatttttaaaataaataaaaattaaaatataattaacttTTTTAGGAAGACCGGCAAAGTTGCATGTCGTCACGAAAATGACTAGTCAAACCAGGTCGGCAACTTTCCATTCGACCCACGTGAAAATGAATCCGGACTAGTTAACGTGTTGTAACAACCCTTCCCTTTGGAGTTCGTCATTATTTGAAGATTCATTTGGTCCACTgtatttttgcattgtctgttaccagaatttatatcatatttatttattaattaaaaatctgaatataaaagatatttttattttcaattattaatataataaataaaattctaCATTTTTTCGgtgaaaaattaaatgaaataatttaacCCAATTCAACTGTACTACCCTCAAAAGTTCAACCACTTCAACAAATCTTAGCTacaagatttccacaatccattcaaatcttCTATGTAGCTCCTAGATTAGATTGTGTGAGCAATTTGTAACCATGAACCTTTGGAATCACAATCAGAATGCAAGAGaacttaagataattaaataaaattatatattatttttattattgaacaaattatatatcatatattatatcaCTGATAATATAagataattaatttataattatgttAATATATGTTATAATAGAAATCGGTCCCTCCATATGTTAAATATCTTAAGCCCCTTGTACAATCCAGTTCCAAGTCATCTAGATTCCAGATAGACAAGTTCTTCATGAACTTTTCCTAGGCACATTCTCACAGAGCCAAATCACAATATTTCATGTAGAATCATTGTTTTGCAGCTACTGAGTTGATTACTTTCCTGTTCAAAATGTTGATGAAGCTTTCAGCCACCAGTTCTCCCAGTCGGAGAGTTATTATGTTTGTGCCTTCTGCCACTTTTTGTGTGTTTTTCTATGGAGTGGCTTTGCTGATTAGTAGCCGATGTGGGCTTTCACAAGAAGCCGGCATACTCTTACAAATAAAAGAATCTCTGGAGGGTGGCGGAGGTACAGATTTTCTAGCAGACTGGTCCAACTCCTCGGCTTCATCTGATTTCTGTAAATGGCAAGGCGTCAAGTGCATCTCAACATCAACATCCAGTAACGTTATATCACTCGCTCTGCCCAGCCGGAACCTATCCGGTCATCTTTCTTCTATGATTGGGAAGCTCAGCCGGTTGGAGGAGCTCGACCTTTCCGGCAACAGACTACATGGACACGTTCCTCCTGAATTGGGGAACTGCACACGCCTCCAGACGCTCCGTCTCTCAAATAACTTTTTCAGTGGTGTTATCCCGTTGACTCTAGTCAACTGCAGCCTACTTACTTTCCTTGATCTGAGTTCAAATAATATATCTGGTTTTATTATTCCACAGCTGGGGGAGTTGTCAAATTTGTCCGAGCTTCTTTTATATGCTAACAATCTCTCTGGAGTAGTGCCTGCATCTCTTGGTAAGCTTGCAAATCTTCAGGTTTTAAGAGTAGGCTTAAACAGCTTTACTAGTTTCTTACCACCTGAAATTGGCAACTGCACAAAGCTTACGTCTATAGGCTTTGCCTCCTGCAATCTGAAGGGCACAATCCCATGGGAAATTGGTAAATTACAAAGGCTGGAAATGCTAAATCTCTATGATAACCAACTGAATGGTTTTATCCCTTCAAGCATTGGGAATTGCAGGGCTCTGCAAAAGTTTGTTATTtataaaaacaacatacaaggtcCCATTCCAAGGGAGTTTGGTCTTCTCCGGGGCCTCCAATTTCTGTGGGTGTACAAGAATCTTCTTTCAGGCGATCTTCCTGCTGAATTGGGCAACATGTCAATGCTTCAAGAGATAGACGCATCTTCCAACGATCTCGTTGGAAGATTGCCAGAGGAAGTCGGTGGGTTGAAAAGTTTGAGTTTTCTAAGCCTTGCCTATAATAATCTTTCTGGCACGGTTCCTCCATCCTTGGGAAATCTTACAAGCTTAAAAATATTAGATTTGGGAGAAAATCGACTCAGCGGCACATTGCCGGATGGAATTGGTTTCCTACCAAATCTTACAGAGCTGTACATCAGCAGAAACATATTGGAAGGTCAGTTGCCTGCAGCCCTGGGAACTTTCAGCGATCTGGAGATCTTGGATGCGTATTCCAATCGTCTAAGCGGAGAATATCCTCCTGGACTATGTAGGTCTAAGCATTTAAAAACTCTCAATGTTTTTGGCAATTTTCTCTTAGGAAATATTACCTTGCTTTTGAAGGATTGTGTTCCACTGATAAGAGTTAGGCTGCAAAATAACCAGTTCACGGGTCACATTCCTTCAGATATCTCGAAACTGTCAGCTCTGTATTACCTGGAGCTGTCCTTCAACAGCATTCATGGAGAAATACCTGCCGAGCTGGGTCAACTTGACAACCTCACTAATCTTATTCTTTCAGGGAACAACTTAACTGGAGCTATTCCTCCTCAAATTGGGGATCTCACAAACCTGGGTAGGCTCAATTTGAGCAACAACAAGCTCAGCGGAAATATTCCTTCCCAAGTCGGAACTCTCATGAATTTAGAAGATTTGGATCTTAGTCGGAACTCACTTGACGGTTCTATTCCTCAAAACCTAGGCAACAATTTTTCCGACTTGTTCATCTTAAAGTTAAGCTCCAACAATTTGAGTGGAAATATCCCGGCATCTCTGGGAGATTGCTCGAGTTTGATAGAGTTAGACCTGTCTCGAAACCAACTTGAGGGACCGATTCCAAGGGAAATAGGAAAGCTAGTGAATCTGCAAACTGCGCTGGATCTCAGTTGGAACAGGCTATCTGGTTCTCTTCCACCGGAGATTGGAAATCTGGTGGTGCTTGAATCATTGGACGTCTCCTACAACCAACTATCTGGTCAGATTCCTCCTGCTTTCTCAGGCTTGCAACTTCTTTCCAAATTCAATTTTTCATTCAATCGATTCACGGGCCGAATTCCTGCTCTGAAAGCTTTCGCTGGGGGCGCCGCAAGCTCCTTTGATGGTAACGATGCTCTGTGCGGCCCACCCACTCCCAATTCCTGCTTGGAAACcagaaatagtattattaataACAAGAGCGAGGGGACAGGCAGCATGGTTGGAATTGTTATTGCCGGGGTCGCTGCTATTACGCTTGTCATAATAGGACGTGTGTATTACCGGAGCAGGAGCCAGGTAGCTACACAAGGTGAAGAACTAAAGAAAGAGGAGGATATGCTTAGTGGATCATTCCCCGAAGCTGAGGTAGATATTGGCGGAGGTTATAAACACAGGATTTCATATCAAGAAATTTTGACCGCGACGGAGGAATTCAGTGATAATTATCTAATCGGCTCTGGCAGCTTTGGCAGAGTGTACAAGGTTCTTCTGAGAGAAGCTGAGAAAAGCTTGGCAATTGCTGCAAAGGTCTTGAGATTGCAAGAGGAAGGGAAAAGTAGTTTGATACGCGAGATAGAAGCTCTCAAGTTCGTCCGGCACAGAAACATTGTAGGTTTTCTTGGGTTCGTGTATGGGAGCAGCATCAACATGGACGTTCTGCTCTTCGAATACATGGCAAAGGGTTCCTTAGGGGAAGCATTAAAATCACAAAACTTGGGGTGGAAGATTCGATTGAACATAGCTTTGGGAGTGGCCCAGGCTCTGAAATATTTACATCACGACTGCACACCTCAAATTGTACACCGCGACCTGAAATCGGCAAATATTTTGCTGGACGATGAGTACGTAGCACATGTGGCAGACTTCGGCCTTGCAAAATTGATCTATTCAGATGGCCAAAGCACTAGCTCCTCCGTTTATGTTGGCAGTCATGGTTATATGGCTCCAGGTCCATACATTTTTTTTACATGGATTTATCTGTATGGTTTGTGGGGTTTTCTTCTTTTTATAAATTCGTGGGTCTTTAATGTTAATAAAAATTTGTGGGTTATTTTGTTGTAGAATGCGGTTATGGAGTTAGGTCTTCCCCGAAGCAAGATGTGTTCAGCTTTGGAGTTGTACTGTTGGAGCTTGTTACTGGCAAAGCAGCCGTCGTGGATGcggaaggaggaggaggagaaagCAGAGGTTTGGCTGAATGGGTTGCTATGATTAAAAAGAATAAGGGCAACGTTGTCCTGGATTTAATAGATCCAGAGCTGCTAAATGATTACGAAAAATGGGGAGATGAAATTGAGAAAGTGATAGAGATTTCCCTCCTCTGCACTCGTTCGTCTCCAAGAGAGAGGCCATCCATGCGAACAGTAGTGAACTCGCTTTCTTCTCCTTCCCCAATGCTACTGGAATATGCCTCTGTCTAAATAGTTAATAATTGTGTATATATGTCAGCCACTGTGCACTGCTCACACGAGGGTGCACATAGAATCGCCTGGTAGGCATCAATATCTAATAGTTAGCAGTCTTTCTGTTAGGCATGTAACTATTCACGAGTTCATTTTCATTAGGTTATTTCCAGCTTCCAAATAGTTAAAATTAGTTAAAATGAAAAGTTATTTGTATTGCCTGTCCAAGGCAGAATATTTATGCTTTGAAAATTCAATtttcgaaaaaaaataaaatttatttttatacttttaatAAATGATGTCATTTCTGTTACTTGTGTTTTACTTGTGTTTGTACATTTAATAAATGATATGTATCAATGATTTTGattttattgtatattttattaaaaaagttTGATTGAATCTTCCTTAACATTTATCTCAGGTCGGAAACAGGTAAATTGCATTTCGTTTATCGCCTACTGTTCCCGTGCTTTGCTTTTATTCCAACCAATTCATTTGATCTAGAATttaataatttgaaatttgaaatataccttcagtaatttttttaaattaatggcAGATATGATATTTTTTGGGTTCATTACCTATCATAACTTATTTGTTTTCATGAGCTTCATTTTACATATTTTAgatatttaatataaaattattaattatattgTAAAATTGTAATTATTAGTAATGGTGGGATCTTTATatagtttaaaatttatatattcatGTAAgagttatttattttttgttacatTGTTTATTACAATTTTATTTGAATtagtttatttaaaatatatttttataacatatttaagaattattttaaagttattttaCTTAGTgagttatttttatttacttaaaaaagtttaatatattttatttacttaagagttatgttattttatttaaaattattttatttgtattttttatttcttgttGCTGCTTTAGTTATACTTAAAAGAAATAATATTGGGATAATATTTATGTTGAGAGGTGTTCTAGAATAGTAAAAGACATGGAACATCATGTTATGATGTTATAAAtgacatatattaaaaaaatattaaatgaaaagggtgatcccacaatagtacatcccatttttgcatcaaagtggaacattgaaatcaacactTTTTAGACCAAAATTTCGCTttgaaataaatactaaatattttttaaatcGATTTGATTATGTAAAAATGTTAAGACATTTAGAAAAAGAAAGTAaaactattaaaaatatatatttaaaatattctaaacttTCTTAAATAGCCATTTTAAAGTAAGCTTGTTTAACTCATTTATAAAGATAAGTACATTTATTTAAGGTGGTGAAATATATATATCTAACTCTtattgttaattaatttaaattttataatactattttttaaattaatatatatgcCATGCCATGCCATGAGGCCTAGAGGACAtaacaaccaaga
This window harbors:
- the LOC131037794 gene encoding probable leucine-rich repeat receptor-like protein kinase At5g63930 isoform X2, whose product is MLMKLSATSSPSRRVIMFVPSATFCVFFYGVALLISSRCGLSQEAGILLQIKESLEGGGGTDFLADWSNSSASSDFCKWQGVKCISTSTSSNVISLALPSRNLSGHLSSMIGKLSRLEELDLSGNRLHGHVPPELGNCTRLQTLRLSNNFFSGVIPLTLVNCSLLTFLDLSSNNISGFIIPQLGELSNLSELLLYANNLSGVVPASLGKLANLQVLRVGLNSFTSFLPPEIGNCTKLTSIGFASCNLKGTIPWEIGKLQRLEMLNLYDNQLNGFIPSSIGNCRALQKFVIYKNNIQGPIPREFGLLRGLQFLWVYKNLLSGDLPAELGNMSMLQEIDASSNDLVGRLPEEVGGLKSLSFLSLAYNNLSGTVPPSLGNLTSLKILDLGENRLSGTLPDGIGFLPNLTELYISRNILEGQLPAALGTFSDLEILDAYSNRLSGEYPPGLYISKLSALYYLELSFNSIHGEIPAELGQLDNLTNLILSGNNLTGAIPPQIGDLTNLGRLNLSNNKLSGNIPSQVGTLMNLEDLDLSRNSLDGSIPQNLGNNFSDLFILKLSSNNLSGNIPASLGDCSSLIELDLSRNQLEGPIPREIGKLVNLQTALDLSWNRLSGSLPPEIGNLVVLESLDVSYNQLSGQIPPAFSGLQLLSKFNFSFNRFTGRIPALKAFAGGAASSFDGNDALCGPPTPNSCLETRNSIINNKSEGTGSMVGIVIAGVAAITLVIIGRVYYRSRSQVATQGEELKKEEDMLSGSFPEAEVDIGGGYKHRISYQEILTATEEFSDNYLIGSGSFGRVYKVLLREAEKSLAIAAKVLRLQEEGKSSLIREIEALKFVRHRNIVGFLGFVYGSSINMDVLLFEYMAKGSLGEALKSQNLGWKIRLNIALGVAQALKYLHHDCTPQIVHRDLKSANILLDDEYVAHVADFGLAKLIYSDGQSTSSSVYVGSHGYMAPECGYGVRSSPKQDVFSFGVVLLELVTGKAAVVDAEGGGGESRGLAEWVAMIKKNKGNVVLDLIDPELLNDYEKWGDEIEKVIEISLLCTRSSPRERPSMRTVVNSLSSPSPMLLEYASV
- the LOC131037794 gene encoding probable leucine-rich repeat receptor-like protein kinase At5g63930 isoform X1, encoding MLMKLSATSSPSRRVIMFVPSATFCVFFYGVALLISSRCGLSQEAGILLQIKESLEGGGGTDFLADWSNSSASSDFCKWQGVKCISTSTSSNVISLALPSRNLSGHLSSMIGKLSRLEELDLSGNRLHGHVPPELGNCTRLQTLRLSNNFFSGVIPLTLVNCSLLTFLDLSSNNISGFIIPQLGELSNLSELLLYANNLSGVVPASLGKLANLQVLRVGLNSFTSFLPPEIGNCTKLTSIGFASCNLKGTIPWEIGKLQRLEMLNLYDNQLNGFIPSSIGNCRALQKFVIYKNNIQGPIPREFGLLRGLQFLWVYKNLLSGDLPAELGNMSMLQEIDASSNDLVGRLPEEVGGLKSLSFLSLAYNNLSGTVPPSLGNLTSLKILDLGENRLSGTLPDGIGFLPNLTELYISRNILEGQLPAALGTFSDLEILDAYSNRLSGEYPPGLCRSKHLKTLNVFGNFLLGNITLLLKDCVPLIRVRLQNNQFTGHIPSDISKLSALYYLELSFNSIHGEIPAELGQLDNLTNLILSGNNLTGAIPPQIGDLTNLGRLNLSNNKLSGNIPSQVGTLMNLEDLDLSRNSLDGSIPQNLGNNFSDLFILKLSSNNLSGNIPASLGDCSSLIELDLSRNQLEGPIPREIGKLVNLQTALDLSWNRLSGSLPPEIGNLVVLESLDVSYNQLSGQIPPAFSGLQLLSKFNFSFNRFTGRIPALKAFAGGAASSFDGNDALCGPPTPNSCLETRNSIINNKSEGTGSMVGIVIAGVAAITLVIIGRVYYRSRSQVATQGEELKKEEDMLSGSFPEAEVDIGGGYKHRISYQEILTATEEFSDNYLIGSGSFGRVYKVLLREAEKSLAIAAKVLRLQEEGKSSLIREIEALKFVRHRNIVGFLGFVYGSSINMDVLLFEYMAKGSLGEALKSQNLGWKIRLNIALGVAQALKYLHHDCTPQIVHRDLKSANILLDDEYVAHVADFGLAKLIYSDGQSTSSSVYVGSHGYMAPECGYGVRSSPKQDVFSFGVVLLELVTGKAAVVDAEGGGGESRGLAEWVAMIKKNKGNVVLDLIDPELLNDYEKWGDEIEKVIEISLLCTRSSPRERPSMRTVVNSLSSPSPMLLEYASV